A section of the Akkermansia muciniphila genome encodes:
- a CDS encoding sigma-54 interaction domain-containing protein translates to MNGINKSPDLEMVVLQEISSAIVNERNGTALLQHILDVLYRRMKMLRGTFTIRRGNDLMIEASHGLDEQEMKRGHYRVGEGITGHVAETGLPHVIEDISRDSRFLNRTRTRKSGEKVAFICVPIIHLQQVIGTLSIDRPVDRNTDLERDQKLLEIVGNIVGDALAASLQAREERAALMAENEKLRQLLTTNPGELIGNCRPMLQVYEQIRQVAPSDATVLIRGSSGTGKELVARAVVNLSGRKDKPLVTLNCAAMPENLLESELFGHEKGSFTGATARRIGRAEAADGGTLFLDEIGDLSLQMQVKLLRFLQEKTFSRVGSNRELHSDVRFIAATSRNLEELMAENKFREDLYYRLNIFPIVMPDLAKRKGDIMLLAEHFLSKFNLKYGKDIKRLSTPAINMLMAYHWPGNVRELENCMERAVITAQEDCIYGYNLPASLQMPSNEAPHARDGEDHADLPTMVDSFERELIVAALKRSPGNMSAAARELGVSPRVLHYKMHRLGIQKS, encoded by the coding sequence ATGAATGGAATAAACAAGTCCCCTGATTTGGAAATGGTCGTGCTGCAGGAAATCAGCTCCGCCATCGTTAATGAACGCAACGGCACGGCCTTGCTGCAGCATATCCTGGACGTTCTTTACCGCCGCATGAAAATGCTGCGCGGCACCTTCACCATCCGCCGTGGAAACGATTTGATGATTGAAGCGTCCCACGGGCTGGACGAGCAGGAAATGAAACGCGGCCATTACCGCGTGGGGGAGGGGATTACGGGCCATGTGGCTGAAACGGGCCTTCCCCATGTGATTGAAGACATTTCACGGGATTCCAGATTCCTGAACCGCACCCGTACGCGCAAGAGCGGGGAAAAGGTGGCGTTCATCTGCGTGCCCATTATCCATTTGCAGCAGGTGATCGGCACCCTGAGCATTGACCGTCCCGTGGACCGGAACACGGATCTGGAGCGGGACCAGAAGCTGCTGGAAATTGTGGGCAACATTGTGGGGGACGCGCTGGCGGCCAGCCTTCAGGCGCGTGAGGAACGGGCTGCCCTGATGGCGGAAAATGAGAAACTCCGCCAGCTTTTAACCACCAATCCGGGAGAGCTGATCGGCAACTGCCGCCCCATGCTCCAGGTGTATGAACAGATCCGCCAGGTGGCGCCCAGCGACGCGACGGTGCTGATCCGGGGAAGTTCCGGAACGGGGAAGGAACTGGTGGCCCGCGCCGTGGTGAACCTGAGCGGCAGGAAGGACAAGCCCCTGGTTACGCTGAACTGTGCGGCCATGCCGGAGAATCTGCTGGAGAGCGAGCTGTTCGGCCATGAAAAGGGCTCTTTCACCGGAGCGACCGCCCGCCGCATCGGACGGGCGGAGGCGGCGGACGGAGGAACCCTGTTTCTGGATGAAATCGGGGACTTGAGCCTTCAGATGCAGGTGAAACTGCTGCGCTTCCTCCAGGAAAAAACGTTTTCCCGCGTGGGGAGCAACCGGGAGCTTCATTCGGACGTGCGTTTCATTGCCGCCACCAGCCGCAATCTGGAAGAATTAATGGCGGAGAACAAATTCCGGGAGGACCTGTACTACCGCCTGAACATCTTTCCCATCGTCATGCCGGACCTCGCCAAGCGCAAGGGGGACATCATGCTGCTGGCGGAGCATTTCCTTTCCAAGTTCAACCTGAAATACGGTAAGGACATCAAGCGGCTGTCCACCCCCGCCATTAACATGCTTATGGCCTACCACTGGCCCGGCAACGTGCGGGAGCTGGAAAACTGCATGGAGCGGGCCGTCATCACGGCGCAGGAGGACTGCATTTACGGCTACAACCTGCCCGCCTCCCTGCAAATGCCCAGCAATGAAGCGCCGCATGCCCGTGACGGGGAGGACCATGCGGATTTGCCTACCATGGTGGACTCCTTTGAGCGGGAGCTGATCGTCGCCGCGCTGAAACGCTCGCCGGGCAACATGTCTGCGGCGGCGCGGGAACTGGGCGTCTCTCCCCGGGTGCTCCATTATAAGATGCACAGGCTGGGAATTCAAAAATCATGA
- a CDS encoding phytoene/squalene synthase family protein yields the protein MKGLHQLLSAVSRSFYLSMRFLPREMRPGVAVGYLLARATDTVADTVDMDSGERLALLKMMGETVAGDASRETASTCFGRLGVLSTVQAHRGEAELLARFPECLALLEALSPREQMLVRQVLCTIVEGQAWDLEYFEGNSSVSCPEQLEHYAYMVAGCVGEFWTRLGLLVLGAGFSTQPEDQLLRWGRHYGMGLQLVNILRDREEDLSRGRSYLPAADAGPWLDRAERWLKEGVFYAESLRNGRLRFSTVLPAWLGLDTLELLQRPQQPGAGKVKITRGAVYSRMWKAFLFSWKEAL from the coding sequence ATGAAAGGCCTCCATCAGCTTTTGTCCGCCGTTTCCCGGTCCTTTTACCTGAGCATGCGCTTCCTGCCCCGGGAAATGCGCCCCGGCGTGGCTGTGGGCTATCTGCTGGCGCGCGCCACGGATACGGTGGCGGATACCGTGGACATGGATTCCGGAGAGCGCCTGGCCCTGCTGAAGATGATGGGTGAGACGGTGGCCGGGGACGCCTCCCGGGAGACCGCCTCCACCTGCTTTGGCCGGCTGGGCGTTCTTTCCACCGTGCAGGCGCACCGGGGGGAGGCGGAGCTGCTGGCCCGTTTTCCGGAATGCCTGGCGCTGCTGGAGGCCCTCTCCCCGCGTGAACAGATGCTGGTGCGGCAGGTGCTGTGCACCATCGTGGAGGGGCAGGCGTGGGATCTGGAATATTTTGAAGGGAACTCTTCCGTCTCATGTCCGGAACAGCTTGAACATTATGCCTACATGGTGGCGGGGTGCGTGGGAGAGTTCTGGACCAGGCTGGGCCTGCTGGTGCTGGGCGCCGGTTTCAGCACGCAGCCGGAGGACCAGCTCCTGCGCTGGGGCAGGCATTACGGCATGGGGCTTCAGCTGGTGAACATCCTCCGTGACCGGGAGGAGGACCTTTCCCGCGGAAGGAGCTACCTGCCGGCCGCTGATGCGGGCCCATGGCTGGACCGCGCGGAACGCTGGCTGAAGGAAGGCGTGTTTTATGCGGAATCCCTGCGGAACGGACGGCTGCGTTTTTCCACCGTGCTTCCCGCATGGCTTGGACTGGATACGCTGGAACTGCTCCAGCGCCCGCAGCAGCCGGGGGCCGGAAAGGTGAAGATCACGCGCGGCGCCGTTTATTCCCGGATGTGGAAGGCCTTCCTCTTTTCCTGGAAGGAAGCCCTGTAG